A window of Acinonyx jubatus isolate Ajub_Pintada_27869175 chromosome B2, VMU_Ajub_asm_v1.0, whole genome shotgun sequence genomic DNA:
CGCTCCTCTCCCCGATGAGGTCACCTGAGCTGGACAGCGACACAGGCAGCAGGCTCTCAGCCTCGGACTGTGACCAGGACCCCCCTGTTGCACATTCCAGTGCTCTAACCTCGAAAATGGTGGTTGTTTCTTCCAAGATGCCAGTcctgaggggcagggcagagaggtggAGGGCTGCGGGAAGGGGTAGGAAGGGTCCAAACCATGAGAGCTGAGTGAGCGAGCTGCTGGAGACCCTGGGGAGCCCGGACGTGGCCcgcagcccccttccctcccgTCCATCAGAGCCTCCACTGTTTTCTGCAACAATTACTACTTGATGGTCTGTCAGACACAAAGAAACAAGCAGGTGCTAAGTAATGATAATACAGGTTTCCGTGAACCACTGCTCACCCCTGTTCCTTtctgcatttccctcatgacccctcaccccttcctgtGCCCGGAGGTCAGGACTAGGAAACGCAAGCGCACAGAACGGCTGCTTCTTCATGTCCCGAGACCCTCATGGCCTCACTTGCTTTCTCGGCTCtgcatcccctctcccctcccccctgccctctcctgggGGCCCAGGGCCCAGATCCCGGGGCACAACCGGCTCCTTTCCTGCCAAAGGGGAGGTGTCTCGGAAGAAGCCAAGCCACTGGGCCAGGATCGCCCGGCACGCGTGGGGGCTGCCCAGACACGGGTCCTTGCCTTTGGAAGCCCCCCAGTGGCCCACGAGGCCCTCCTTGTCCCCGAAGCAGACGTCACAGGCGGGGCAGCGGTACACCTGCTGCCTCCAGTGCGTGTGCTGGTGTCTGGCCAGCCCCGACAGGGACCCGAAGGCCTTGCCACAGCGGAAGCAGCAGCGTGGCTCGGTGACGTGGGCCTTGTGGTGGCTGGACGGACAGGCTCTCCCGCTCAGCGTCGGGGCGCAGTGAGGGCCAGAGGAGACCTGGAGTCCTGAAGGCTTCGCTGGGGGACTGGTATCCAGGCAGGGGGCTCTGCTGTCAGGCTCCTGGGTCCCGGTCTCAGGCCCCGGGGTTGCCGTGGCCGGTGGCCGAGGCTTCACAGCGATCGCCTGCTTCCTGTCTGCAGGTGGCTGGGTCTGAGCTACAGGACCCTTGGTTCCAAATACAGGTTTTCGGGTCCCAGCCGCGGGCTCCCGGCTGCTCGCCTGGCTCCTGTCCAGGGGCTCCCAAGACAGAGAGCTGGAGCCTGGAGGGCTCACAACATGCTTCCAGTCCCTGGCCACCGGCTTCCGGTTTTGGTGGGTCTTCTGGTGGCGTTTGAGCTCAGACTGGTCCCGGAAGCCCTTTCCACAGAGGGCACAGGAGTGGGGCCGGTAGCCCAGGTGCACACGGCGGTGACGGCTCAGCCCCGAGGCGTCGCAGTAGGTCTTGTCACAGAGCGGGCAGCAGAAGGGCCTCTCCCCCAGGTGCATGCGCCTGTGGTAGCTGAGGTCCCTGGGGTTCCGGAACGACCTCCCACACTGGCCGCAGCTATTAGTCTTGTGGGGATTGTGCACAAACTGGTGGCTGTGCAGGTTGGAGTGCTTCCTGAAAGTCCTGCCACACACGTGGCAGGTGAACGGTGGCCCGGCCTGGGAAGCTGAACACTCAGGGGCCCTGGGCCCAGAACCCACAGGGGCACAGGGTCGTCCTGAGCCTTTGCAAGCAAGGGGGACCTCCTCATCTCTGCCCCTGCTGCTTGGACTCCCTTCTGGAagctcctgcttcctgcttcctgcagtggggggggggggggaggggggcgcggggggggcaGGTTAACAAGACCCACTCACCAGAGGGCCCCtggcccgccctccctccctctcctactCCGGGCCTCACAGGCTAGAGCCAGAGCAGACGTCTGGGTTTCCAAAttcaaagcaaattaaaattttaaagtggaaTCTTCCAGTAAGATCAGAGATCAGAACTTTGGGCTACACCTACATTTCTGGAAATCCACTTTCCAGAAGCTCCCACTGACTCCTATAGGTGACCTCATGTGTCATATAAACGGGGACACCAAAGTGAAGGGTGGTGCCCTCACTACTCAAGCTGGGATGAGAGGCGCGAGCCGGAGCATGCGGTCAGCACAAGTGTCCCCTGCGTGAGCTCAGCACTGAGCTCATGTCCCTTCCTGTCTGCTCTCTCGGAAGGAGCGTAAGCAGTCTATGTATGGCCCAATCCTAGAGACTCCAGATGCTCGCTTGTCCCAAACAGTTTAGGTATTCCTCTGGAGCCACGGGCGTGAGCGAATGGCCCCAGCTCTCCTGGAAGGATGCGGGCCAGGGGAGGGTGCCTGAACCCTGGCGCCCTGGGTCAGCTTCCCAGCCACCCAGGGCATGTCCTGGCCCCTACCTTCCTCCCGCCTTCACCTTCGCCACACTTACCTGAAGGGAGGCCTTCTCCATTTGGGGGTTGGAGCTGGAGCTCGGTCCTCCACTGTTCTTCTTCTTCAAGCTTCGTGACCAGATCTGGGTTAGACAGAAAGATGCCGACAGAAAGATGAGGCCCAGGCCTGGCCCTTTCCTATCCAATGGGAACAACAGGCTACCTCCTTCCATATCCTTGGTTTAAGGACCACAATGTGGGACACTTAGGTGAGGAGGAGACCCCTAGCAAAGTCCCCGGCACACGATAGGAGCAACTCAGTCAACACTGCTCAGATAAATGGGTACATTTTCCAACTGTCATCAAGTTACAAGTATTATCTTTGCCTTCATAaaggcttttatttcttcttttacccCAAGCTTAGTGACCTCCACCTTTCACACCTGTAAGGTAAGGAAGATACGGGGTCAGTAAAGCCAACTGGGAGCTGCGTGCTGAGGGAAACCAGATGTCCCAAGAGCCCTGTGAGCCCCAGGCTCTCACCTACAGACATCAGGTTTCTGACGATCTCTGACATAACGTCCTGGTACAGGGCCCTCTGACTGGCATCTAGATACATCCACTCCTCCTGGGTGAAGTTCACTGCCACGTCCTCAAAGGTGACTGGCTTCTGGAAGAGCAGGAGAGACTCAGGGAGTCTGTAATGAGACAGGCATCCAAGGACGAGGCTTAAAAACTGAGGGAAGGGGAGTGCccgctggctcagtcaggagagtgGGTGACGCTTGATTTTGGGGTTCTGGGTCTGCACcacacactgggtgcagagatatctttaaaaaaaaaaaaaaagaaagaaaatcatggaaGGGGGGCAGAAATAGGAAAAGACCAATGCAAAGCCAGCAACATTGATCTAACAGAAAGGAaggcggggcccctgggtggctcagtgggttgtgtgtccgactcttgattttggcccaggtcatgatcttatagttggTGAGATCAgtctccacatcaggctctgcactgacagtgaggagcctgcttgggattctctctctcctctctttctgcccctcctctgctcaggtgcacatgctctcttatgctctctctcaaattaaatatatatatatatagacagagagagagagagagagagagagagagagagagagagggagagagggagagaatagagaggagggaagaaaagatgtgtgtgtgtgggggggggtagggggcacATACGCTGAATATACAAAAAAAGCGAACGTAGACAAAAAGGGCCGTCACTCCCCGATTTCtaggaagggctcctgggtggggtggaggctcAGACAGTCCTGGCAGCCCGTGTCCTGGAGTTGTGGAGCTTGGGACAGTCGGAAACTCCGCTGGACCACAGACGGGGACCACAGATGGAGACCACAGACTGGGGACAGACAGAAGTGCTCCAGGGTCCAGGACAGCCCCGCCCTCCCCAGCTGGGGGTCCTCACCTGCACCCACGCCCTCCACCTGCACTCTCTCCGTGCGGCTTCCTGCTGGGCATCTTCCTCCACCCGAGGGAGCAGTTTCTGCACACGCTGGACGGGCTTCTCCATGGTGTCTGTTTCCGGCTCTCTCCCCTCCTGGCCCGGCCCCCCAGGCTGGCCACACTCCTTCCCGGGGCTTTTGGTCTCCGGGAAACGCAGCAGATGGAGGGGCTCTGCAGATGCCTCCGGCTTCGGCATGGCTTCTCCAAGGCCAAGGTCTCTGCCCCAAGGGGCTGTCGTCCGGTGTGAAGTCCCCTCTTTCACAACGCAGCGCACCTTTGGTTCAGGCTTCAGAGGCCGGTCACCAGGGCTCAGCCACCAGCGTCCGGGGACACCAGGCTGAGGCTCCGAAGACACCGGCCCTCGGTTCCTGCTCCGAGTCACTGGCTGGCGCCCACCTCTAGGAACCTGCGGTCAGAGGGAAAGAAGACGAGGCAGCAAGAGGGGAACTGAGTGACCACAGTGCCTTCTCTGGACCACAGGACCCTCTCCACACGGCCGGGATGTGACAATCACCCACGCTAAGGAACCTGAATCCCAGAGGTGCCTGCAAGCTTGGCCCCAGCACAGTTGTGTTGGAAGCCTCTGCACCACTGAGGAAATGGTTCCTGGGCAGCACAAGCTCTGGATGGGTCACAAACCCCTTGTGCAAGCCCCCGGCCCccacttcccccccccacccccccgactgCACCCTTGGCCCAGCAGAGCCCAACAGCAAGGCCTGGCTTCCCTGCGCTGCACGAGCGGTGGGAACAGCATCTGCTGGGGTTCAGGGAAGAGGCCCCCGGATCGGCCCAGCACTGACCACATCCACACCCTCGGAGGGGAAAGAGGCCGGCTGGGGGAGGCTCAGCACACCTCGCGGCCCGGGTCCAGCCCTCCCAGGAGGCAGATCCCCCGAGGGAAGTGTCGCCAGCTCCCTATCCCCAGgctgcaccctgtctctctctcgacCCCCAAACCGTTGTCTGTCCCACAGCAATTCTGCCAGCGACCCAAACCCGGACTCACCCACCAAGCTACAGCTGGTGAGCTTTGGGCCCTTGAGGCCTCGAGGCGGGCAGAGCccctgcacgcccccccccccgcaactgCACTTGTCCCCCCACCGCCCGCCCCTGCATGCGCCCCCAGCTCGGCCCTCCAGAACCCTTTCGGGCCTTTGCCCAGCCCTGCGACCTCGGGGTGAAGCCTCCCACCAGTGGGGAACAACACAGAAGGCTCAGCGCCATGTGGCACAGCGTGTCCCCTTAACTCCCCCGGCAGGGGCTGAGGAGGTCCCCCTATCCACCCAGACCGCACTGAACAG
This region includes:
- the ZFP57 gene encoding zinc finger protein 57 homolog isoform X2; translation: MSTDPRIATGQLSPLEKKILVPRGGRQPVTRSRNRGPVSSEPQPGVPGRWWLSPGDRPLKPEPKVRCVVKEGTSHRTTAPWGRDLGLGEAMPKPEASAEPLHLLRFPETKSPGKECGQPGGPGQEGREPETDTMEKPVQRVQKLLPRVEEDAQQEAARRECRWRAWVQKPVTFEDVAVNFTQEEWMYLDASQRALYQDVMSEIVRNLMSVDLVTKLEEEEQWRTELQLQPPNGEGLPSGSRKQELPEGSPSSRGRDEEVPLACKGSGRPCAPVGSGPRAPECSASQAGPPFTCHVCGRTFRKHSNLHSHQFVHNPHKTNSCGQCGRSFRNPRDLSYHRRMHLGERPFCCPLCDKTYCDASGLSRHRRVHLGYRPHSCALCGKGFRDQSELKRHQKTHQNRKPVARDWKHVVSPPGSSSLSWEPLDRSQASSREPAAGTRKPVFGTKGPVAQTQPPADRKQAIAVKPRPPATATPGPETGTQEPDSRAPCLDTSPPAKPSGLQVSSGPHCAPTLSGRACPSSHHKAHVTEPRCCFRCGKAFGSLSGLARHQHTHWRQQVYRCPACDVCFGDKEGLVGHWGASKGKDPCLGSPHACRAILAQWLGFFRDTSPLAGKEPVVPRDLGPGPPGEGRGEGRGDAEPRKQVRP
- the ZFP57 gene encoding zinc finger protein 57 homolog isoform X1 — translated: MLYVLIEAERARTEKLRKENRLLTLRCGTVPREGGWDTEPSSGDVPVQRLTKERVSSPSQSQIRDSEWLTWNPRDILSWAKMSTDPRIATGQLSPLEKKILVPRGGRQPVTRSRNRGPVSSEPQPGVPGRWWLSPGDRPLKPEPKVRCVVKEGTSHRTTAPWGRDLGLGEAMPKPEASAEPLHLLRFPETKSPGKECGQPGGPGQEGREPETDTMEKPVQRVQKLLPRVEEDAQQEAARRECRWRAWVQKPVTFEDVAVNFTQEEWMYLDASQRALYQDVMSEIVRNLMSVDLVTKLEEEEQWRTELQLQPPNGEGLPSGSRKQELPEGSPSSRGRDEEVPLACKGSGRPCAPVGSGPRAPECSASQAGPPFTCHVCGRTFRKHSNLHSHQFVHNPHKTNSCGQCGRSFRNPRDLSYHRRMHLGERPFCCPLCDKTYCDASGLSRHRRVHLGYRPHSCALCGKGFRDQSELKRHQKTHQNRKPVARDWKHVVSPPGSSSLSWEPLDRSQASSREPAAGTRKPVFGTKGPVAQTQPPADRKQAIAVKPRPPATATPGPETGTQEPDSRAPCLDTSPPAKPSGLQVSSGPHCAPTLSGRACPSSHHKAHVTEPRCCFRCGKAFGSLSGLARHQHTHWRQQVYRCPACDVCFGDKEGLVGHWGASKGKDPCLGSPHACRAILAQWLGFFRDTSPLAGKEPVVPRDLGPGPPGEGRGEGRGDAEPRKQVRP